In Anaerobacillus isosaccharinicus, one genomic interval encodes:
- a CDS encoding DUF6431 domain-containing protein produces the protein MVIIHDFGIGLQEYELRGKENEFPIIEFCSECKGRGKLYRHGFYMRFGITEKGAISIPICRLKCKHCKTTFSIIPDFLIPHFQHTLHTIVQGVEQRLLKKKAFDRRQLVNFHFKRYVSILKWVHTYFSDLDYALSFSDDQKKEAIKYLKMIQDFGESSFLRRSQGHLKKHFMAL, from the coding sequence ATGGTCATTATTCATGATTTTGGAATCGGATTACAAGAGTATGAATTAAGAGGGAAAGAAAATGAATTCCCGATTATTGAGTTTTGTTCTGAGTGTAAGGGGCGGGGGAAACTATATCGTCATGGGTTTTATATGAGGTTTGGAATTACTGAAAAGGGGGCAATAAGTATTCCTATTTGTCGTTTGAAGTGCAAACACTGTAAAACTACATTTTCAATCATTCCTGACTTTCTCATCCCGCATTTCCAGCATACTTTACATACTATTGTTCAAGGAGTTGAACAACGTCTACTAAAAAAGAAAGCGTTCGATCGTCGTCAATTAGTAAATTTTCATTTCAAACGTTATGTAAGTATTCTTAAATGGGTTCATACTTATTTTTCTGATTTGGATTATGCCCTTAGTTTCTCAGATGATCAAAAAAAAGAAGCCATAAAATATTTAAAAATGATCCAAGATTTTGGCGAATCCTCCTTCTTGCGAAGGAGCCAGGGTCATTTAAAGAAACACTTTATGGCACTTTAA